Within the Pseudorasbora parva isolate DD20220531a chromosome 15, ASM2467924v1, whole genome shotgun sequence genome, the region agctaacattagattcggacgcagcttgatgccttcctgccttcagaTGTGTGCTCCGAAGGCaacattttccaggtttcggacacagccaatttcagcagtttgacatgcgatctgaatcatgaattaatccgctgattcataaccgtttgaatctttatttgaggattgaaaacaaacgtggaagagaagacaatggtgaataaagttgtagttttcatttttggaccaaattgtagtttcgatgcttcaagagattctaactaactaactgatgtcacatatggactactttgatgatgtttttattccctttctggacatggacagtatagtgtgcatacacttgcatacgctctcggactaaatataaaacatcttaaactgtgttccgaagatgaacggaggtcttatgggtgtggaacaacattagggtgagtcattaatgacataaatttcatttttaggtgaactaactctttaagctCTTGGTCACTTGGAATTCACTGTGGCTGatttaaagtcccagtgaaccggaagtagcaagtgagttttcttcagtgctgtgacgtatttccGGCAGGGTTTTACTTCAGCACTCCTACTCTCCATCTCTCGCTTAATGCAGACTAATGGTTGCAGGGGAGTGGGTAAGCATGTTCAAACCTAAGCTGTCAAACTGTCGtcatctgagaaggaacgccgtttccagACTGGAAGTTACTTCTCAGATTTTTATTAAAGATTACCgcaacatttttttcttcttctgtgtaacttgcacagattaattgttcaccctaagatgtgctaacaaagtaaatgggtcatttttgatttcatgaggactttaaaccCCCTTTTTTAACTTATGAATTAATTTTATGTTCCATTCTATATGCATATATGTTGGAGAAAAGATATAAAATCCTATAGGCATAGCTGTTGgagaaaaatataattatacaaataaaaaaatatatagtactAACTTTGACTGCAAACATAAGCTATAAGTTATAAGTATGCAATTAAATCTCAACATAATTAATACATTACACTATTATGCTATTCattctcaaaataattaaaatatcatacttaagttaaagggatagttcacccaaaaatgaaaatggatCTGCTTACCCCAAGGGCATCCAAGATGAAGTTggctttgtttcttcagtagaacacgaattatattttttaacttCAACCGTTAAAGTGTGTCACCTAATGTGCCACTATGTCCAACAGCCTTCAGCACCCGATCACTGACTGTAAGTGAGGGTCTGTacataaatttacattttcaggtgaactatccctttaagcacagTCAGCTGTGACGTCacaatcaataataataataattaaatcaaGTTAAATTGTTGGATATAGAGCTGCTTGAAGTGTACATTGGAgttcacgcctcttgtggtctgattggttaaacgaacaactatccaattgcatacagtcattcaaataatgctcattgatcTTACGCCTctgaaaatacagagcagactccccaaaccaatgttcaattttaatttgcttcgtctggtgatagccagacaagagtATTTGCTCCCTCTGTCAAAATTGAAAGAAGGTCTATCCATATAAACTTCATAGTCCACTTTatgaagtggaacgcacttcaaaatggcggcagggattcccccGAGTGGAAGTGCTTAGGAaagtttgtgagtgtgtatcTAAAAGTAGAAAAGTGGAAAGCAGCCTAGATAGAAATGACCCATTCTAAGGAAATATAAACATGACAGGTCATTATGTAAAGTCTTTAtgcaccactgaaaacatatgTAAATTCTATTACCTTTCTGCCAATAGATCCtcacaaatattacacactgcatctttattcattcattttttgaaGAAATGGAAGAAAACTGAAGTTTTGTGGTTACCACTTTTTTGTATAGGCTAATCTAATTGTATCAGAACCCTTTATCCTGTATATTTAAATAAGCATATTGACACTTAACCCCTTTTACAACTACAAATTGTTCTGTTTAATAAGtgattatttgtgtgtgtagaGTAAACAAGAACATAGCCTTGTGTAGGCTATTTACGTCTGCTCTACATGTGGCCATCTGCAAACACTGGAATATGCAAATGTTCTTTTAGTTTAAGAAGAAGAAAACTCACTTAATGAGTAGAGGTTTCAATGAAAAATAGTTTAATTTATATGCAGTCAAAGTGGCATATACAACAAACCCATTCTTTTTACTGCTCAAAATATAACATCTACAACTCAATCTTTTCAGTTTCTCATGGCATCATAtacaaatgcaaaaataaatgcatatcgATTTAGTAATATTTACAAATTTATACAAAGTGCTTAAGGTATGTCATAAAGGTTAAGATGCCAACACCCTTTCTTAGCCTATAACAAAGTACAGTGCGTTGTGGTGACTGGTGGTCGATGGCAAATGGCATAGTCCTATTCATACAACTGAAATGTTATCCATTGCGCATCCACACTTTTCAACAATCATGTTTGGGAATTCAGCCACCTCAATTTCAGTATAATCTCCCTTTTTCACTAAATACATCATCGGTAGCGGCGCGCTCTCCACAACCGCGCACTTTCTCTCTCCGTATCCGTAATTACGCTTCGGCTGCCGGCAGCCGCCGTTGCATCGGAACGCCTGATACCCGGACGGTTCGATGATCCAGTATTGGGTCCAAGTTAAGGCTCGGAAATTGATGAAATATTTTTCCCTGCAGCACATTTCACTGTCTTTGTTAATTTCACAGTCTCCACTAGACCTGCAACGTGAACAATAAAGGAATATTAGCACATGAGCATTTGAAATTAAACGCATCCGTTTTATTTTGAAGAAATTAATTCCGGAACGCTTTACAGCCCATCATGTTAGACATAAACCACATGTAGCctaaacatatttaattacagTAGACTAACAACAGGGTGATTCTTTTGactatttaacatttttaaaaatccagGAATAATTAACATAGGCCTATAGCGTGTAAAACAGgctatatacatttaaattaaataggATATAAATTTGCCACAGTTACAAAACATATAGCCAAGCTAACCTAAttttcagtatatatatatatatatatatatatatatatatatatatatatatatatatatatatatatatatatattctcaaataataatatatgctAGGCTATTATATAGACCTATTTAAATGTACTAACAATAATAGAGAATGTAACTGAAGCAGAGCACATTagacattttgttacatttaaaaaatgcaaatgtTACGTTTAAATGTTACGTTTATTGAAATGATGATAAAGTAGCCTGattaaagaaacaaaaaagaTAGGCTAttgatattatataatattataaaactaTTATATTTAAGACTTTTTGACAAGGTGTAGCCTAATACGTAGCTAGGCCTAGAAAAGATTTGAATATGAAGAAATGAAGCAACGCTTACCCAAACTCCTCGAGGTTGAGGGTGTAAAGAACAAGCTCGGGTTTTCCCAGAGTGTTGTCGTTCGGATCTTGAGTTGTGAAGTGGACACACTTGGCCATCTCTGCCGCGTAACTGCCGGGTCTCTCGCCCTCGATCCACACCTCAAGGTGCATTGGCATCTCCATTCGGCTCTTCGACCAATAGTGCACAGCCTGAGTGACATCAAAGCTCTTCCAGCCGGTTTCGTGAATGGGAATCAATCTGAGGAGGTAATAGTTGCGACAATTAGCATGCGTGTCCCTTAACGCCAGTCAGCAGTGGAATTAGCATAATGGAGAAAGACTAATGACTGTCTGTGGCCGTTTCTGCTTACCTGGAATCCACTAGTGAAGTTCGGTTGGACCCGTCTCCCTGAGGTTCCACCCAGTAGATGCTCACCCTGGCGTTGTTGACGGGCCTGTGGCCTTTTCTCTCTGGGATGGAGCGCTTGTGTGGGGCTTTCTTGAACAGTTTAAGTTCTGCCATGGTCACTTCACTGTTTTCAGGGATCCTTGATGTCATCTCAAAGACCACACGTTGACGTGTCGTGTCAGAATATACAAATTCACCAGAGATGTCTGAAATAGACGAGATCAGTTATTATATATATgcctttacatttttttaaacgacGCATTTGCATTTAGCTTATTAAAGTTTCTTTTTGACAATTGCAGCCCATTAAATAGCCTTTTTATTTGCAATGCACACTTTATGCAATAGGCCTAAATATCAGTGTAAAATGTCAGTTGACTGGTTATTTGCCTCTAAATGCTGCATTATAAATATTGCATTTTAATGAAGCAAATTAATCTTACCTGCATTGCCAGGAATTCCCCTCAGGATGCCGGCTAAACTGGGAAGCGAGCGGCGTTTCCTTGCGTGGTGCAGTTTCAGCATGGAAATATATTTGTTCTTAAGGTGCGCTGGAATCACAAGGTTCTCCAGATCCCTCTTGTGAATTTTCGGAACTTCACTTAGTCCCAGTTTCTTCAGCAGAGCCTCTTTCATGTCTTCGTGGGTGAAACCCCTCACCATCGCGAAAAGTGCTGCGCAAAGTAGGCAAGCGGTACGGATTGAGGACATCTTCAATGTGATGGTGCAGGAGAGGTTCTGAGTCTGTGCTGCTGTTCTCGGGCTGAAATGAATCGGCTTTGACAGCAGCCTGTCCTTTTATGCACCCGTGAGACCCCCAGTTGTTCGCACTTTGTCAAAGGGGTGGTGACTGACATCAGAGGGAAAGTGAATAGGTGATACATGAAAGCCACGATTCATCGGAGAAATAAACGCAAAATGCCCAACTTTTTAATGTTCTAATTTGTTACACTGTTTATTTAAGTTTAAGTGGTGTGATACCATATTCTTCtattattttgatgttttttaaattattttctgtttatatATGTGGcaatattgtattatttacaTTCATCCCAATAGAgctattttgaatttgaattataGACAGATTGATAGACCGACAGATGAAATGGCATCAAAGCATAACAGGAATGCAATCATTAGAGAAAAATGttccaacaatattttttttgtgtgctaattcatctattgtgtgtgtgtgcgtgtgtaatatatatatatatatatatatatatatatatatatatatatatatatatatatatatatatatatatatatatatatatatatatatatatatatatatatatatattcaatctgtctataattaaaaaaatatagatagatagatagatagatagatagatagatagatagatagatagatagatagatagatagatagatagatagatagatagatagatagatagatagatggatggatggatggatggatggatggatggatggatggatggatggatggatggaatgataaactgacaaatagatagatagatagatagatagatagatagatagatagatagatagatagatagatagatagatagatagatagatagatagatagatagatagatagatagatagatagatagatggatagatggataaatggatggaatGATAAACAGacaaatagatggatggatggatggatggatggatggatggatggatggatagatagatagatagatagatagatagatagatagatagatagatagatagatagatagatagatagatagatagatagatagatagatagatagatagatagatagatagatagatagatagatagatgcattttaataaaacatgtcACAAgttctttgtttcttttttttcttttttttttacaatttaagcAATCGAAACATAATAATGTATGAATTTAGACTACCTGATGTACTTGCATTTTATGTTATCTCCATTGCCGACATACAATGTTCTTGTTGTGTGGATTTACCGATGACCTTCCAGACATGGTGAACCTAGAACACACCCTCCTTTTCAGTTTGCATGTGCACGTTGATGTAGCACCCTTGTTCCTCATGTGTACATTCCCCCGGACATTGTAAAACATTCCTAGTCTGGCAAGAGTCTGTCAGTATCGAGTTTTCAGTCCCTCTGTCTAAGCACCATTCCGATCACCCTCGCTGAGGGCCCATCATCATTGGGTGGGCTGAGGGATTAGATGTTTATTCGAGGACCACCATCCTTCTGCTTGATGCACAGATTAAAATTATTAGGCAAACAGACTGTTTAATCCAGGGCTGCAGTATAGGATGTGGATTGGGAGGCTCTTCACAGGTTGGTGATTATCTGATTCCATTGCCAGATTTGCCATTCCTTGTTTGGTCACACTAACATTAGAAGAGGGGCTAGTGGCACTGAGAGCCCAGTGTCTAAGTATGTGTATTGGCCCCTCTATTTGCTCTAAGATGTCAGACAGACTAAAGAAGCTCACAGGAAGAACAGATGACAAATGACTGGCTGGAGATGGAGGCAAATTAATGCAATACAAATGCAGAATCAGACAAAAGAGCTCCCTGTTTGAGCCCAGAGAGTATTACCATATCTGCTGCAAGAAATGATTAAGTAGTAATCTGTTAATATTTGGcccaaatctttaaaaaaaaacaaggggAACAAATAGAGACATGTTTCTCCAAAACAGTTTGTTTGAACATTTGGTAATAAGTCTGAAATATgaaatgtgaataaaaaaatatggctatatatattaaaaaagtcattTATTGTCATGAAATTAATCGTAAACAATCCTCAGTCTAGGTGCTTGCTTGACTCATTTTGTACAATACACATGGTGCATGAGCATGCTGAAGTCCAGGGCCCTTGTGTGATTTCTGTCAGTCTTCTGTCCTTCCCTTGTCGATTATTTTGAAGCCCTTTTGTCAACCTAAGTACCATCTAATTCTCACAGGTAGCATATCCTTAATCAAAGGATAGAGGTACACGCCAATCAACAAAACACGCGCTAATTAACACCTCACTACTACATACGAAAGACAGCGCTATTCAAACTCATCCCGCCTCGGTTTGATAAAACAACAAACATTCTATGGCGACGCCATATTGGTAACGACTATAAATATTGCTGCGTTGAAAAGTCAGTGTTATTTCTGTCAGTGATTAAGAACAATGATACATAAATTAAGATCCATACgaatatttaaacaataaatatcCTCAAGCAAGTTTATAGACGTATGTTTATAGGAAATGTTGAACAGGAAGTTAACGTTcaattattaatttcttttaaacatgatcatttttaaacaataaacataAGTAGCCTACCATATGTAGggctatatataatttttaattatctatctatctatctatctatctatctatctatctatctatctatctatctatctatctatctatctatctatctatctatctatctatctatctatctatctatctatctatctatctatctatctatctatctatctatctatctatctatctatcccaAAACGTGCAAAACTGTCATGTTCAAAAGaagtaaataattaaatgttaacttCCTGTTTAAATTCCACATCCTGTCGCAGTTTGGTTTTAACATCAAATGTTTTGACATGAAAGACTCGATTAGCACCTTATTAGGCTTGGTGTGGAATTTGTCAGATTCAGACTTATTGAAGAATGTTTATGAAATACGCCACCTTGAAAAGACACGATGAAACGTTTTCGAACGTCAAACGCTTACACGTGAACAGCTGTTCTCTGACATTTTCGTTTTGATGTGACAAATATATTTTGCTTTCCTTCTCCATCGAACTAAACATTTCGCTTGTTTAAAGAGAAAAAACCTATATATTATGAAAATACTAATATATTTGctcatttgtaatatttttatttgtagaCATAGTCCCACAACTTTAGCCagttttgaagaaaaaacagaaaagagCCAAACTTGAAGGTAAGATTTACAAGCTGCTATACTTTAGAAAAGTAAAATAAGCACGGACAAATAAATGTCAGAGACGCTCTTGATTAAATTTCCCATTCCAATTGCAATGCAAAGTATTGGACACAAGAGGGCGAACGTGCTCATTTTTCATAAGAATACCAAAGTTTCTGTACCAGAGACCTTCACCAAAAACATGATTCTTTGAGATACATTCTCATTAATATTCAATTAATTACAGTTTGAATGAGACACTTTTACCATGCTTGCTTTTGCAAagtattgcatttatttgttgtaCGTTTGAGtagtgtgttttttatttaggcTAATTTATAATTTGTGCATaagaataattatttaaaaactatAAAGGGGCGCATAACCTCTCTATATCAGGCATGGACAAAAACTTGGTCCcagagggccactgtcctgcagagtttagctccaaccctaatcaaacacacctgaaccaggcCAGCTAATcaatgggcgcgtctcaatcctCTCAGTagcctagttcagtagtcagggcactgaagagggagtcagcccattgacttatgtcctaatcagtgccctgactagtggactagtgagatgaacGCGCCcaatgtcttcaggattactagaaggctacaggcaggtgagttttggtcatggttggagttaaactcTACAGGACTCATCCATGCTATAAGGCCCCCCAAAGGAACTCAAACCTATGTATGTAATACTATGTATTCTTACACAATGCACACGTAAAGGCATTGTAAAAGTTAGTAAAAGTGCGATAAATAGACGCCAAGCAAGGAACAGAAGTCGCTTTCGCCTTCAGAGGTAACCATAGCAACAGTACGTTTTGTCAAGCTCTTCCCCGTCACCTTCAGACGCAAGTCAACAAAAAAGTCCTGCATttattagcctactttatttatttaccacAAGGAAATAACAAAACTCGGATGTTTTgtaattgttaaaaaaatagcGCACTGCGCTAAAAGATAATTTAAGCGAAACGACCCTCAACGGCAAATTACTGACAGAAATCCCTCGAAAAAGGTCGACTCCCTGAAGGTCAGTGAATAATTGGCGGATAATTCGCACACTTCCCTAGTATACACTACTCTACAGTTTCCCTCCAGCATATCCCTCCATTCCCCGCAGCAGATGCCGTGACGGTCGCCATGATGATGTCGGGTTTTGCCTGCAGCAGCAGGAGcgagctgtgagtgtgtgtgtgtgtgtgagtgagagagacacacacacgcacacacacacacggctacCGGGAGCAGAGCAGGGGAAGGCAGGCAGCAGAGCAGAGTCCTCCAGCGACATGAACGAGGACGCATATTTTCAGCCCCTCGCCGCAAAGCTTCCCTCTACAAGTGCATATCGCGTAACAGTTTTCGAACCCAAGGCTTGCTCTCTTCGCCAGCGTTTTGTATATAATACGAAGAGAGGAATTTAAAGGGAAAACAGCTTGCTAAGGCTTTCGCAGTCCTGCCAGAGGAGGGGCATATGGGGCTTTGTAGCAATGCAGATCCCGTGCTGCTGATGCGCTTTTGTTACTGCATTATGGATAACCACAGATATCACCATATCTCAGGGGATTGCTTTAAACTTCTTTGGTGACCTCTTTTGTGAGAAGTGTCCTTCAAAGGAGAAGGTGAAATCGGGAATACATAAGCCTAGGTTAAATACGTCAAATCCACCGGCCAGGGCAGGGTCGATGGCTGTAAGTTCTCTGCACATAAGGACTGCGAATTCATGATGTTGTGGATTGATATGGACGCATCGGTGCGAGAGGGACCATGATTGACCCCCTTAAGCTTGACTATATTTTTTGATCCTTTAAGTTTTTCCGGAGCGATCACTCAAGTGTGCCACTGGCCGGTCCCATTGGCTACAGTGGGAGCAAATACTGACCATACTGTGAGGCATCAGCACCATTTGAAACCATGTCTGGAGAGGTGCGTTTGAAGAAGCTGGAGAAACTGATTCTAGATGGCCCGTCTCAGTCCAGCGGCCAGTGCTTTAGCGTGGAGACCTTGTTGGATGTTCTTGTCTGCCTTTATGATGAGTGCAATAATTCTCCCCTCAGAAGAGAGAAAAACGTTCTGGAGTTCCTAGACTGGGGTAAGACACTTCATGCATTGCACGCCTTGTCTTTCACGCGTCCCACACGTCAGTTGTTTGGCGATTTACTGTGACGCGAGAGGCAAACAAACTATTGTTTTATAGTCTGACGTTAGCCAGCTGCTTAACAGATAAAGTTGCTGTACGGGAAAGCATATTGAGTTGTTTTTGAGGGGGGAACAGAAATGAAGATGACATCATCGCGCTAGACTGGTTTGTGCATGAATGTGGAATGTGAAGCTCACCTTAATGAGTCCCCTGCTTGCTGCTAAAACAAGGTGTATACAGTGCTTGGGCTTTCGTTTTGGGCTATAGATAAACAAACTAATTTATTAATGGCCTCTGTGCATTTTCACCAGCAGAATAGCATGTAGGCTATGTTCTTTCTCGATGGCTTAACACTTGTATATAATTTTAAGGAAGTAGCTAAAGGTGCACTCAATTGGTTTGCTAAATTGTGAAGTTTTAACTAATGATGAAGAATCCAGAACaatcaataacacacacacacacacacacacacacacacacacacacacacacacacacacacgtttatgtgtatatatatatatatatatatatatatatatatatatatatatatatatatatatggtactTTGCAAATCACAAAAAACACTACGTACTTCAAACCCAATATGACCCTCATATACCTTTTTATTTCTTCTTTTTcatttgttgtatttttatgaaactttttacacatttttaaattattttattatgaagcactttgaattaccatgtatgaaatgtgctatataaataatctTGCCTTGCCTAATGTAACCCAAGTCAACAGTATAATTAAAATTGATGGTGTGGATCATCATGCAATTAGTAAACAAGCGTCATGTACACAGGCCCATATGTGTTAGCATTGCGCCCAGAATCTATTGAAATGAATAAGATTCTGTATGTAAACATAAACCTGCTAAGTGCACTTTTAAGGTAAATAGGCCAACTGTTATGGGGACAGAGTTCATGCTGTATCTGTAAATTATCTAATTGTTAGTTTAAAATGGAGTAGAATGAACAGCCTTCTATATCTCTGGAAAACGTTTGGCTTGACTAACTGTCATATTATGTAACTTTCTGAGAAACGAATAGAATGCGACAAACAGCATGGGTTAAGATTCGTTGACCATCGTCTGAATGCAGTGCCAATTCACAGCACAGTCCCTGCTTAGTTTGTTGTCTTGTTTACAATCCTCTGGTCCttttatttgaatgaaaatGCAAATCAAACTCGCCTTGAAGCAACTTAGGCCCTCATTGAGGTGACAGTGCTGGTCTGTGTTGTCGCGCACAGGCCAGGACGTTTTTGAGATCATTGATTTGAGTTATTGTGCGTCATTGTGCATGTGTGCTTATgcgaaaaaaaaagaaaaaaaaagtgtaagtGCCCGTTTCCTGTGGGGAGTCTCAGTAGGGCAGCGTCAGGAAACtccactgagccactggacaCATGATGTCATACGGGGAAACGGCTGTGCATTGTGTTTGTCCCCTTTGTGGACTTGACTATTTAAAGACCGACTGGATAGGTCACTCAGTCATGAGCTCAttagcacacactcactctttcaTTCACATTTCAATGTGACAGTCATTGGAACTGAGACCAAAGTCACAGTTTGTTGTCACCAAGGCCAAAGTTAGCTTCACAAGAGACTTGTGTCTTGCCGTTTTGTGACACGCTAACACATTTTACGCCGttcatatttaaaaaaggaAACTGGAAGTCCGGTTTAACTTTGTTACTGAGGGAATGAGGGGATAAATTGGGCTGTTGCTCTGGTTTTCCTCAGCGTCTGAGGGAAGTTCATAAACACAATTACTGAGGACACATCAACCACTGATGGTTTAGGTAAGGGCAGTGATGAGTATTCCACATTCAGTGTTGATGGATTGTAATTGGAGCCTTGAGGCCGTCACAATGTACTACAACATAATGAGAATCACATGTATGTTGGGAAAAGGCCGCTAAGCTACAATTATATGCGAAACCCCCTGGAATGTCCCAGTCCTCCAGAGAAATGTATGCACAACCTTAGGAGACACATAATGAATGATTCATTCACATTCCCTTTTCTTCCCTTCCATTGCCAACCAAGTCTAGACCAGCAGTGACCTAGAGCCATATTATGTTGTTCTGATTATTTCTTAAATTGTGAAAGAGTGATTTCATGCAGACTCCCTGGGCTTTTCACTGAAATGGATCTAGGGCCACTTGGCAAAGATGCTCGCATACTTCAGCTTTTCAGTCGTTTTCCCTTTACTGGCCGTAGAAGATTGGAGGAAGCTTGGGGAATGGTTTGATGGGGTTTCCCACATGATTAAACAGGTATTCCCTCTTTATGTTTCAAAACCCTAAATCACATTGGGTCAATGTCCATATTGACCAGTGAAAATGATGTAGGCTTTTTTTCACTTCCAAAAAACTGGTATTATTTGAATTTCCTTGGCATGCAGTGTAAATACCATGGTGTgtgaatatggtaatcattttgttattttatgaaATTGAAAGTAAGGTCATTGGACATGTGACAGTATTTCACAGTCCATTGCGTATCCTGCTAAAATGCAAGGCTTGACAGAAATTGAGCTGCTCCACACTGAGGTGTAAGACCAATGCCAAACTCCCAAAATAACGCCTCAGCAATGCAGATCTGGATGCATTGTTCCTCCCTGTCACATGATGTTTCTCCTGCGGAGGGCTTGGCTCGGATTGCTCGGCTGTAATAGTATGGTTTAAAGCCAAAGAATTCACCTCTTCTTCATCATGCGTCTCCATTCCCACTCTGGTCCCTCATTCCAGCACACCCTCCAGCACAGTCAAACAGGAACATCTTATTTAGTGCTAACATTATACACTTAGACACCCGCCCATGCCTGAAGCTGtagtatgcacacacacatatggaaagagagaatgtttttGTCATTGTATATGTGTTGTAATGCATTCTAGACATATGTTTAGGGTTGTGTTTCGCTAATAGAGGTCTGTTATTCGAGATGACACTCAGAAGTGGCCAGATAGCCAATGCTGCAGTGCATGGTGCTCTGAGACCCTCCTTGTACACTGTAGATGAAGAATTGCTGCACTCCGCTCAGACTAAGGCCAGATTTGCATGGAAGTGCTGACTCAGAGTTCTAGCTCTTTGCCGCTCTGATGTACGGTGTGAAGAGGGCTCGTACGGCAGCTGTTTGATGCCTACGCTCTGTCGCCATTCTCTCTGTCTATCCTTCTCTCAATGCATCCAATTTCTTGTTTGGCGAGCATCTAAATCAGTCTGCCTGTACACCA harbors:
- the lft1 gene encoding lefty1: MSSIRTACLLCAALFAMVRGFTHEDMKEALLKKLGLSEVPKIHKRDLENLVIPAHLKNKYISMLKLHHARKRRSLPSLAGILRGIPGNADISGEFVYSDTTRQRVVFEMTSRIPENSEVTMAELKLFKKAPHKRSIPERKGHRPVNNARVSIYWVEPQGDGSNRTSLVDSRLIPIHETGWKSFDVTQAVHYWSKSRMEMPMHLEVWIEGERPGSYAAEMAKCVHFTTQDPNDNTLGKPELVLYTLNLEEFGSSGDCEINKDSEMCCREKYFINFRALTWTQYWIIEPSGYQAFRCNGGCRQPKRNYGYGERKCAVVESAPLPMMYLVKKGDYTEIEVAEFPNMIVEKCGCAMDNISVV